The Williamwhitmania taraxaci genome includes a window with the following:
- a CDS encoding tetratricopeptide repeat-containing sensor histidine kinase, translating into MKQFLLLSFLLFARGAIASPIDSLTRTFTGYETKENVERACKLSDAYIFVSIVEAKVWAQKALLLSRKVGDSELLYQVYKAKGMAFYHSSEFDSSLYFMKQALLLGVNGNDREKVAACYNRLGTIFNNLGETDSATIYLQKAIDNYTKLGNKAEAAASQSNLALAYFYDGQYVKSLNNYFAALAVAKEYRDTSRQISTFTNLGLLYQTLGNFPLAIKHYTAALYLSKQINNKKYVALILQNIGSVYTDSNKDKDALTFYQESSQIYLDMGDSLKYASSLINIASVYGNTGKINESLKMNLGALRIAQQYKDEYLTSLLYYNISSDYSGLKRYNLSLQNGHRSLTIREKVDDAEGVAKSRLLLGQVYYYVNNLKQSEFYLLKSNKIAVENGFLKISAESVRELSTLYEAKGDLTKALGFLKEYKILSDSIFKITSEENLNALNVKFDVEKKQEKINSLSGENVLKSKLIVKQRWQIYFGSLLALFVLAFVVLALRQNKTKNKLREISLEQRLLRSQLNPHFISNALAAVQNYVMKATPNEAASYIGYFSKLMRSTLEFSINDKVSLEEEVEYINNYLRLQQLRLDNSFDYSVKVDQTIDLFDTEVPSMLVQPFVENAVEHGVKSLGRRGIIEVSFSPVSEGVRVSVLDNGAGMVAALENGHQSRAIGLVKERLMKACITSKKRFTFEVIDRKTIDINLTGVEVVFVVPNTSKK; encoded by the coding sequence GGCGATAGCGAATTGTTATATCAAGTTTATAAGGCAAAGGGGATGGCGTTCTACCATAGTTCCGAGTTTGATTCTTCTCTTTATTTTATGAAGCAAGCACTACTACTCGGTGTTAATGGTAACGACAGAGAGAAGGTTGCCGCTTGCTACAATCGCCTAGGGACTATTTTTAATAATCTAGGAGAAACGGATAGCGCGACTATTTACCTGCAAAAAGCGATTGATAACTACACCAAATTAGGAAACAAAGCAGAGGCTGCCGCCAGTCAATCAAATTTAGCGCTGGCCTATTTTTATGATGGACAGTATGTAAAGTCTCTAAATAATTACTTTGCAGCGTTGGCTGTTGCAAAGGAATACAGAGATACTTCTCGGCAAATATCAACGTTTACTAATCTTGGGTTATTATACCAAACACTTGGCAATTTCCCTTTGGCTATAAAGCATTATACCGCGGCACTCTATTTGTCGAAACAGATAAATAACAAAAAGTATGTTGCTCTTATTCTGCAAAATATCGGCAGCGTATATACCGATAGTAATAAGGACAAGGATGCGCTAACTTTTTACCAAGAATCATCACAGATTTATCTCGACATGGGTGATTCCCTTAAGTATGCATCAAGCCTAATCAATATCGCCTCTGTATATGGAAACACTGGAAAAATCAACGAATCGCTGAAGATGAATCTTGGTGCACTTAGAATTGCGCAACAATATAAAGATGAATACCTTACTTCGTTATTGTATTACAATATTTCCTCTGATTATAGTGGGCTGAAAAGGTATAATCTTTCTCTTCAAAATGGACATCGCTCGTTGACAATTAGAGAAAAAGTGGACGATGCCGAAGGAGTAGCCAAAAGTAGGTTGCTGCTTGGACAGGTCTATTATTATGTGAATAATTTGAAACAATCGGAGTTTTATTTGCTCAAAAGCAATAAAATCGCAGTCGAAAATGGTTTTTTGAAAATTTCAGCTGAATCTGTGCGGGAACTTTCAACACTATATGAGGCGAAAGGCGATCTCACCAAAGCGCTTGGTTTTCTGAAAGAGTATAAGATTCTCAGCGATTCAATATTTAAAATCACTTCGGAGGAGAATTTGAATGCATTGAATGTAAAGTTTGATGTCGAGAAAAAGCAGGAGAAGATAAATAGCCTATCGGGCGAAAATGTTCTGAAGAGTAAACTTATTGTCAAACAGAGATGGCAAATATACTTTGGCAGTTTGCTTGCTCTTTTTGTCTTGGCGTTTGTGGTGTTGGCCTTGCGGCAGAATAAAACTAAGAATAAGTTGAGGGAGATATCGTTGGAGCAGCGGTTGTTGCGTAGCCAACTTAATCCGCACTTTATTTCGAATGCATTGGCTGCCGTTCAGAATTATGTAATGAAAGCAACTCCGAATGAGGCTGCATCTTATATTGGCTACTTCTCCAAGCTGATGCGCTCTACACTTGAATTTTCTATTAATGATAAAGTGTCGCTAGAAGAGGAGGTCGAGTATATCAATAATTATCTGCGCCTACAGCAATTACGCCTCGACAACAGCTTTGATTATTCAGTAAAGGTCGACCAAACTATTGATCTGTTTGACACTGAGGTGCCATCGATGTTGGTTCAACCCTTTGTAGAAAACGCAGTGGAGCATGGCGTAAAGTCTCTTGGACGTCGGGGCATAATTGAAGTCTCGTTTTCACCAGTTTCGGAGGGTGTGCGGGTTTCCGTTCTCGACAATGGAGCAGGAATGGTCGCTGCCCTTGAGAATGGTCACCAATCGAGAGCCATCGGTTTGGTTAAGGAGCGATTGATGAAAGCTTGTATTACAAGCAAGAAAAGGTTTACCTTTGAAGTTATTGATCGAAAGACTATTGATATAAACCTGACAGGAGTAGAGGTTGTTTTTGTTGTTCCAAATACTTCAAAGAAATAG
- a CDS encoding NAD(P)-dependent oxidoreductase, translating to MNITIAEPIGLTTEKLDRFKNHLEEHGHALSFFNTRPDSNTELLERIKAADVVIISNLPLPGEVIRQCPALKFINIAFTGTDHVDKTACKELGITVCNAAGYSTNAVAELAISSAISLLRKTVEMERNLRSGLDRKGFLGGELSGKTVGIVGLGAIGERVAALALAFGCKVLAYNRSKKNIPGVSQVSLSRLLVESDIVSLHVPLNSETTGMINSESFQMMKPSALLINTARGNVVDIPALAAALKAGTITGAAIDVYEKEPPLEKAHPMMDAPNTILLPHIGFATNEAIDIRSEIIIENTVGWLNGKPMNVV from the coding sequence ATGAATATCACCATCGCCGAGCCCATTGGTCTAACCACCGAGAAATTGGATCGTTTCAAGAACCACCTCGAAGAGCATGGACACGCACTCTCTTTTTTCAATACTCGCCCAGATAGCAATACCGAGCTGCTCGAGAGGATAAAAGCCGCCGATGTTGTAATTATCAGCAACCTACCTTTACCGGGCGAGGTTATCCGGCAATGCCCTGCACTTAAGTTTATCAACATAGCCTTTACTGGCACCGACCATGTGGACAAAACCGCATGCAAGGAACTTGGCATCACCGTATGTAACGCAGCCGGCTATTCCACCAATGCCGTGGCCGAACTAGCCATAAGCAGTGCAATCTCCCTCTTGAGGAAAACAGTGGAGATGGAGCGAAACCTACGCTCCGGATTGGACAGAAAGGGGTTTCTTGGCGGAGAACTCTCGGGAAAAACAGTTGGAATTGTTGGACTTGGAGCTATCGGAGAGCGAGTAGCTGCACTGGCACTGGCCTTTGGGTGCAAAGTATTGGCATACAATCGAAGTAAAAAAAACATACCCGGAGTTTCTCAGGTATCATTAAGCAGGTTGCTCGTGGAGAGCGATATTGTTTCGCTACACGTTCCGCTCAATTCCGAAACCACAGGAATGATAAACAGTGAATCATTCCAAATGATGAAACCATCGGCACTGCTCATAAATACCGCAAGAGGGAACGTGGTGGATATTCCCGCATTGGCTGCCGCGTTAAAAGCCGGAACCATTACTGGTGCCGCCATCGACGTTTACGAAAAGGAGCCTCCTCTTGAAAAAGCGCACCCGATGATGGATGCACCCAACACCATTCTTCTGCCCCACATTGGCTTCGCCACCAATGAGGCCATTGATATTCGTTCCGAGATAATTATTGAGAATACTGTTGGCTGGCTAAATGGAAAGCCAATGAATGTAGTATGA
- a CDS encoding FISUMP domain-containing protein, whose translation MNRIFYSALFAMLSFGCTGIVTAQDFETIKIGSQVWMAKNLSVEVPGSWCYDNNPENCKKYGRLYTYEAALKACPKGWHLPSSAEWSVLANFLGGEDVAGKALKIGGKSAMMLPLGGNRIQSAGFGLVGTYGSYWSSTRYDSTHAWYMYITDKNDYITLTYFTTAYGFSVRYIKN comes from the coding sequence ATGAATCGAATTTTCTATTCCGCTTTGTTTGCTATGCTTTCGTTTGGATGCACTGGCATAGTTACGGCTCAAGATTTTGAAACGATTAAGATTGGCAGTCAGGTTTGGATGGCCAAAAATTTAAGCGTTGAGGTTCCCGGCAGTTGGTGCTACGACAACAACCCCGAAAATTGCAAAAAGTATGGGCGGCTCTACACCTATGAGGCTGCGCTAAAGGCTTGCCCCAAGGGTTGGCACTTGCCTTCGAGTGCCGAGTGGTCTGTTTTAGCCAATTTTTTGGGCGGCGAAGATGTGGCCGGAAAAGCACTCAAGATTGGCGGTAAGTCAGCGATGATGCTGCCCTTGGGTGGTAATCGTATCCAATCGGCTGGTTTTGGGCTTGTTGGTACTTATGGCAGCTACTGGTCCTCCACGAGGTACGACAGCACCCATGCATGGTATATGTATATCACCGACAAGAATGATTACATCACCTTGACTTACTTTACTACCGCTTATGGATTTAGCGTGAGATATATTAAAAACTAG
- a CDS encoding adenosine kinase — protein MNGEVIGLGNALVDLLTSLENDHLLSVLGLPKGSMQLVDEEAMERVLKATSGLKRTRASGGSAANTINGLAMLGVKTGYIGKVGRDETGTFFKNDLIKSQINPILLEGNAPSGVAIALISKDSERTFATYLGAAIELLPSDLTKEMFHGYKYFHIEGYLVQNQGLVRRSMELAKAEGLKITLDLASYNVVEGNLSFLKDVVEKYVDIVFANEEEAKAYTGMEPADAVVEISNSCEIAVVKVGKNGSYIRANGITHKVEAVEAKTIDSTGAGDLYAAGFIYGLLKSYPLDICGTIGSILAANVIEVLGPKMDDVRWADIHHLVKRAVEKR, from the coding sequence ATGAACGGAGAGGTTATTGGCTTAGGGAACGCGTTGGTAGATTTGCTTACTTCGCTTGAAAACGATCATCTTTTAAGTGTTTTGGGTTTACCAAAAGGGAGCATGCAGCTTGTGGATGAAGAGGCCATGGAGCGAGTGCTAAAAGCAACCAGCGGCTTAAAGCGCACACGTGCTAGTGGTGGCTCTGCTGCCAATACCATAAATGGGTTGGCTATGCTCGGGGTGAAAACCGGCTACATTGGTAAGGTGGGCCGAGATGAAACCGGAACGTTTTTCAAAAACGATTTAATTAAATCCCAGATTAATCCCATTCTCCTTGAAGGCAATGCACCTTCGGGTGTCGCTATTGCGCTAATCAGTAAGGATTCGGAGCGGACATTTGCAACCTACCTTGGCGCTGCTATTGAGTTGTTGCCAAGCGATCTTACGAAGGAGATGTTCCATGGGTATAAATACTTTCACATCGAAGGGTATCTTGTTCAAAACCAAGGATTGGTTCGTCGGTCCATGGAGTTGGCTAAGGCCGAAGGGTTGAAGATTACCCTCGATTTGGCGAGCTACAACGTGGTGGAGGGAAACCTCAGCTTCCTAAAAGATGTGGTTGAAAAATATGTTGATATAGTATTTGCTAACGAGGAGGAGGCTAAAGCCTACACAGGCATGGAGCCTGCCGATGCGGTGGTTGAGATTTCGAATAGTTGTGAAATTGCAGTTGTCAAGGTTGGTAAAAACGGATCGTATATCCGCGCCAATGGTATTACCCACAAGGTGGAAGCGGTGGAAGCAAAAACTATCGACTCTACTGGAGCCGGTGACCTTTACGCGGCCGGATTCATTTATGGTTTACTGAAGAGTTACCCGCTCGATATTTGTGGCACCATCGGGTCTATCTTGGCTGCTAACGTGATTGAGGTACTTGGACCAAAAATGGACGATGTGCGTTGGGCCGACATTCACCACCTTGTGAAAAGGGCGGTGGAAAAGAGGTAA
- a CDS encoding LytR/AlgR family response regulator transcription factor translates to MPTFAIIDDDSASRNVLQSLLCSQYPGAQVFSADGVQSGLQLLKNLVPDVAILDVELADGLIFDLLKQLPTIPFKLIFVSGFNKYALDAIKFSAFDYLLKPVVPAEFSAAVSKALISSAGQSEESYRLMVNNFSADKHEKKLMLRTADSVFVPTLSSIVRCEADWSYTTFFLHDKKKILITKAIKEYEELLSGYGFIRVHQSHLVNIDCVDHFDKRDGGSLVMVDGSTVPVASRKRQQVLNELANISL, encoded by the coding sequence ATGCCTACTTTCGCTATTATTGATGATGATTCCGCTTCAAGGAATGTGTTACAAAGTTTGCTGTGTAGCCAATATCCTGGGGCGCAGGTTTTTTCGGCCGATGGCGTTCAGTCGGGACTGCAGCTGCTGAAGAATTTGGTTCCCGATGTTGCCATTCTAGATGTTGAGTTGGCTGATGGTCTTATCTTCGATTTGCTGAAGCAGTTACCTACTATTCCGTTCAAACTGATTTTCGTTTCAGGATTTAATAAGTATGCGCTGGATGCAATTAAGTTTAGCGCCTTCGATTACTTGCTGAAGCCTGTTGTACCTGCTGAGTTCTCGGCGGCAGTATCGAAAGCTCTAATTAGTAGTGCAGGCCAATCGGAGGAATCATATCGCTTGATGGTAAATAACTTTTCGGCCGATAAGCACGAAAAAAAATTGATGCTTCGCACTGCGGATAGTGTCTTTGTGCCCACTCTAAGTTCAATTGTTCGATGCGAAGCCGATTGGAGTTATACCACTTTTTTTCTGCACGATAAAAAGAAAATACTGATCACGAAAGCCATTAAAGAGTATGAGGAGTTGCTTTCGGGGTATGGCTTTATTCGTGTTCACCAGAGCCATTTGGTAAATATCGATTGTGTAGACCATTTCGATAAGCGCGATGGCGGGAGTCTTGTGATGGTTGATGGCTCCACCGTACCTGTTGCAAGCCGTAAGCGCCAGCAAGTTCTCAACGAACTAGCCAATATAAGTCTTTAG
- a CDS encoding PAS domain S-box protein, giving the protein MKHKLQDLIDIKQFQSLQDMMNEVYSFTTAILDLEGNILTASGWQDICTKFHRVNPESCKKCAISDSYILSHIHEANPGVRYKCMNGMYDYAFPIIIDGTHYGNFFTGQFFFEKPDVKFFIDQAKKYGFDEVEYLQALENVPVITEERLNSLTLFLKELIQIISSVGLRNIKQTEANSALIESQELYHDLVETAQDLIWQADADGRYTYLNPAWEDVFGYKIEEMIGKRFVDFQTKEWADRDLKEFERLLDGNTVKGLETVHLGKNGKEIRLIFNAKQVRDINGKISGTRGTAFDITERKQAEEALAQEKLFIEALLESLPGYLYVYDDQGNLIRWNKKHETMTGYSAEELSHMNISKWFEGDDAIRVAASIEEVMTTGYGEVEANLLIKGGGKLLVHSNGVRLNLNGKTYFTGVGLDITERKQAEKALIESEVFLKQTQEISKVGGWSYNVVSGESKFTDEIYKIYGLPIGSHFETEEGMKFYHPDEREIITDAFSKIITDGKAYDLEMRFVNASGENLWVRTIGEPVFEGGKVVKINGILMDITDRKQAEDKLIESESKYTSLFASMNEGVVLHEVIYDNKNKAVDYRIIDLNPAFEMQTGIQAEKARKQLASEFYAITPAPYLDIYSKVANTREPTEFETYFPPLNKHFSISVFSPKKGMFATVFTDITENKLNQERLAKSEVLFRTAFENSAVGMCLTATDGKFLKVNSKLCEMLGYSSKELLNTTFQEITHPDDIDKSNTSVAKAVDKQSDVFRFDKRYICKNGAVIWTEVSASLLRDHDGRSLYFITHIVDITERHRAVVALKNREDRLSAIIRVAPTGIGLVINRVLIEVNDVLCNMLGYSAEELIGNNSLLLYPDKAEYEYVGVHKYEQIKERGTGTLETRFKKKNGEIIDILMSSTPLDICDLKLGVAFTALDITERRKAQLEIQELNKDLEHRVTIRTQELADSNKELESFVYSVSHDLRAPLRSIMGFSEIISRRHFSSLNEEGKEYFGYVLAASKNMANLIEDLLRFSRLSKKSVDKETIEMNGIVEQVLQSLNEDILQSNAKIVVPADLPTVYADRSLLGQILSNLISNAIKYHRKGVDPEIIIDVDKNEETSIIKIIDNGQGIPNEHHEKIFNIFQRLHSSEEYPGTGIGLCIVKKAVTSLGGKIAVESELNKGSTFSVELPNSLL; this is encoded by the coding sequence ATGAAACATAAACTTCAGGATTTAATAGACATCAAGCAGTTTCAATCGCTTCAGGATATGATGAATGAAGTGTATTCCTTTACAACTGCAATACTCGATTTGGAAGGTAATATTCTCACTGCTTCGGGGTGGCAGGATATCTGCACTAAGTTTCACAGAGTGAACCCCGAGTCCTGTAAAAAATGTGCAATTAGCGATTCGTATATTCTCAGTCATATTCACGAAGCCAATCCCGGCGTTCGTTACAAATGCATGAACGGAATGTACGATTATGCTTTCCCCATTATAATCGACGGAACTCATTATGGCAATTTTTTTACGGGACAATTTTTCTTCGAAAAACCCGATGTTAAGTTTTTTATAGATCAAGCCAAAAAATATGGATTTGACGAGGTTGAATATCTGCAGGCATTAGAAAACGTACCTGTAATTACCGAAGAACGATTGAATAGTCTGACTCTGTTTTTAAAAGAGTTAATTCAAATAATTTCTAGTGTTGGGTTACGAAACATAAAGCAAACGGAAGCGAATAGTGCTCTAATAGAATCGCAGGAATTGTATCACGATCTGGTTGAAACCGCTCAGGATCTTATTTGGCAAGCCGATGCCGATGGGAGATATACTTATCTTAATCCTGCATGGGAGGACGTATTTGGATACAAAATTGAAGAAATGATTGGTAAAAGGTTTGTTGATTTTCAAACCAAAGAATGGGCCGACCGTGATTTAAAGGAATTTGAAAGGCTTTTGGACGGTAATACAGTTAAAGGATTGGAAACAGTTCATCTCGGGAAAAATGGAAAAGAAATTAGATTGATTTTTAATGCCAAACAGGTACGTGATATAAATGGAAAAATTAGCGGTACCAGAGGCACAGCTTTTGATATTACTGAGCGAAAACAGGCCGAAGAAGCCCTCGCACAAGAGAAACTTTTTATCGAAGCTCTTTTGGAAAGTCTTCCTGGATATCTTTATGTCTATGATGATCAGGGAAATCTGATCAGATGGAATAAAAAACATGAAACGATGACCGGTTATTCTGCGGAAGAACTGTCTCACATGAATATCTCGAAATGGTTCGAAGGCGATGATGCAATTCGGGTAGCGGCGTCAATTGAAGAGGTTATGACTACAGGATATGGCGAGGTCGAAGCGAATCTGCTGATTAAGGGTGGTGGAAAACTTCTAGTGCATTCAAACGGTGTGCGGCTGAATTTAAATGGGAAAACATACTTTACTGGGGTCGGTCTTGATATCACCGAACGCAAACAAGCGGAAAAAGCCCTTATAGAAAGTGAAGTGTTTTTGAAACAAACACAGGAAATCTCTAAAGTGGGTGGCTGGTCATACAATGTAGTAAGTGGTGAATCCAAATTTACTGATGAGATCTATAAAATTTATGGACTGCCAATAGGGTCTCATTTCGAAACTGAAGAAGGAATGAAATTTTATCATCCTGATGAACGTGAAATTATCACCGATGCATTTTCAAAAATCATCACCGATGGCAAAGCCTACGACCTGGAGATGCGATTTGTAAATGCAAGCGGGGAAAACCTTTGGGTAAGAACAATAGGGGAGCCTGTATTTGAAGGTGGTAAAGTTGTTAAGATTAACGGAATCTTGATGGATATCACTGATCGTAAGCAAGCGGAAGATAAATTAATTGAAAGCGAAAGCAAATACACATCTCTTTTTGCTTCTATGAATGAAGGAGTAGTTTTACACGAAGTGATTTATGATAATAAAAATAAGGCAGTCGATTATCGAATTATTGATTTGAATCCGGCATTTGAAATGCAAACTGGCATTCAGGCTGAAAAGGCGAGGAAACAGTTGGCAAGCGAATTTTATGCAATAACCCCGGCTCCATATTTAGATATTTATTCAAAAGTGGCTAATACACGAGAACCCACTGAATTTGAAACCTATTTTCCACCATTAAATAAACACTTTAGCATTTCTGTTTTTTCGCCCAAAAAGGGAATGTTCGCCACTGTATTTACCGATATCACAGAAAATAAGCTAAACCAGGAGCGATTAGCAAAAAGTGAAGTCCTATTCCGTACTGCCTTTGAAAATTCGGCTGTAGGAATGTGCTTAACAGCAACCGATGGCAAGTTTTTAAAAGTGAATTCAAAATTGTGTGAGATGCTTGGGTACTCAAGTAAAGAATTGCTTAATACTACATTTCAGGAAATTACACACCCCGATGATATTGATAAAAGCAATACTTCGGTGGCAAAAGCGGTTGATAAGCAATCAGATGTTTTTCGTTTCGATAAAAGATATATCTGTAAAAATGGGGCAGTTATTTGGACAGAAGTTTCAGCTTCACTATTAAGAGATCATGATGGTAGATCGCTCTATTTTATTACACATATTGTGGATATTACCGAACGTCATAGAGCAGTGGTGGCCTTAAAAAACCGTGAAGATCGGTTAAGCGCTATTATACGTGTTGCCCCAACAGGAATTGGCTTAGTTATTAATAGAGTGCTCATTGAAGTTAATGATGTTTTATGCAATATGCTTGGCTACAGCGCCGAAGAACTTATTGGTAACAATTCACTTCTGCTTTATCCGGATAAAGCAGAATATGAGTATGTTGGCGTGCATAAATATGAACAGATTAAAGAAAGAGGCACTGGCACTTTAGAAACCAGATTTAAAAAGAAGAATGGCGAAATAATTGATATTTTGATGAGTTCTACACCTCTGGATATTTGCGATCTAAAACTAGGGGTCGCATTTACGGCTTTAGATATTACCGAAAGAAGAAAGGCCCAATTAGAAATTCAAGAACTCAATAAAGATTTGGAACATAGAGTTACTATACGAACACAGGAGTTGGCAGACTCGAATAAGGAATTAGAGTCTTTTGTCTATTCTGTATCGCATGATCTCCGGGCTCCTTTGCGATCGATAATGGGTTTTTCTGAAATTATTTCGAGAAGACACTTCTCCAGTTTAAATGAAGAGGGAAAAGAATACTTTGGATATGTTTTGGCAGCAAGCAAAAATATGGCAAACCTCATTGAAGATCTTTTGCGTTTCTCGCGGCTTTCAAAAAAATCCGTTGATAAAGAAACAATAGAGATGAACGGTATCGTGGAACAGGTTTTGCAAAGCCTGAATGAAGATATTTTACAGAGTAACGCTAAAATCGTTGTTCCCGCTGATCTGCCAACAGTGTATGCCGACCGATCTTTGCTCGGTCAAATTTTATCCAACTTAATTTCAAACGCTATTAAATATCATCGAAAGGGAGTTGATCCTGAAATAATTATTGATGTTGATAAAAATGAAGAAACCAGCATTATTAAAATTATTGATAATGGACAAGGTATTCCGAATGAGCATCATGAGAAAATATTTAATATCTTTCAGCGCTTACATTCAAGCGAAGAATATCCGGGAACCGGAATCGGATTGTGTATAGTTAAAAAAGCGGTTACGTCGCTTGGTGGAAAAATCGCAGTTGAATCGGAACTGAATAAAGGGAGCACTTTTTCTGTTGAGCTTCCAAATTCTTTACTGTAG
- a CDS encoding GAF domain-containing protein — MMTILNYLFKDNPKRKLLAFALVFVMIAAAIGLYVVNSISKINRAYQLTAEVQKALNLVNKADLDKKEFLQAALSGGGASTAVLTKNQFDTTLLQVKNIITNQVMSSILSSSQEVAVQQILTDVAKYKAMFHRIINLNTVKENPSTGLTNQMNVALQAVEFSDLPVNMVPVVFLKRCQADFEEKRDLRFFQSFQEESALFLSDVESFNVTTSAASLSKETLLKNMRGYVSTFEKIVGIEKEIGLSDKDGLKGKLAATFQALDANMNHLNKIIEARSLSIAESVRYSIVFLFLFIVVAIVLILRYFIRQVYNPLIEIQRSADQIAHGDLNINLEKIRKNNLLKEIVGTFGKMVNKLEITLHQIEEIARLNLSNEIELSSEKDMIGKSLANVQKQLYKFTEDERLAKLEDEKRSWATEGLAMFSNYLRGNGDLKGISQSIISNLVKYLKANQGGLYIVNIDEEGTKYIELMACYAYDRLKHINKRIEVGEGLVGQCYFEGESIYMNDVPESYVKISSGLGDANPRCILIVPAKINDKIEAILEIALFIELEAYQISFVEKLAENIASTIWSIQVNEKTKRLLQESQFQTEDMKSKEEEMQQNIEEMASIQEELNRKEKYYQARIEELEMGLHVKLN, encoded by the coding sequence ATGATGACTATCTTAAACTATCTTTTTAAGGATAATCCAAAGCGAAAATTGCTGGCGTTTGCCCTTGTGTTTGTTATGATTGCTGCCGCAATAGGGTTGTATGTGGTTAACTCCATTTCGAAAATTAATAGGGCGTATCAGCTAACGGCGGAGGTGCAAAAAGCGCTTAACCTTGTTAACAAGGCCGACCTCGATAAGAAGGAATTTCTGCAGGCAGCGCTTTCCGGCGGGGGAGCATCAACCGCTGTGTTAACAAAGAACCAATTCGATACTACGCTCTTACAGGTAAAGAATATTATTACCAACCAGGTTATGAGTTCGATACTGAGTAGTAGTCAGGAGGTGGCAGTGCAGCAAATCTTAACCGATGTAGCGAAATATAAGGCAATGTTTCATAGGATTATCAACCTTAACACGGTTAAGGAAAATCCTTCCACCGGCCTTACCAATCAAATGAACGTTGCATTGCAGGCGGTGGAGTTTAGCGATTTGCCGGTAAACATGGTTCCCGTTGTTTTCCTAAAAAGATGTCAGGCTGATTTTGAGGAGAAGCGCGATCTGCGCTTTTTTCAGAGTTTCCAAGAGGAATCGGCCCTGTTTCTTTCGGATGTTGAATCGTTTAATGTAACTACATCGGCAGCGAGCCTCAGCAAAGAGACGTTGTTAAAGAACATGAGGGGTTATGTGAGCACCTTTGAAAAGATTGTTGGAATAGAGAAGGAAATTGGGTTGTCCGATAAGGATGGGCTTAAGGGCAAGTTAGCTGCTACGTTTCAAGCCCTCGATGCCAATATGAACCATCTGAACAAGATTATTGAGGCTAGGTCGCTATCCATTGCCGAGAGTGTTCGCTACTCCATTGTGTTTCTATTCTTATTTATAGTTGTTGCCATTGTTTTAATACTTCGATACTTCATACGGCAGGTCTATAATCCGCTAATTGAAATTCAGCGGTCGGCCGACCAAATTGCGCATGGCGACTTGAACATCAACCTTGAAAAAATTCGAAAGAATAACCTGCTTAAGGAGATTGTTGGAACCTTTGGGAAGATGGTGAACAAGTTGGAGATTACCCTTCACCAAATAGAAGAGATTGCCAGACTCAACCTCAGTAACGAGATTGAGTTAAGTTCCGAAAAAGACATGATTGGGAAATCGTTGGCCAACGTTCAAAAGCAACTTTACAAGTTTACAGAGGATGAGCGACTTGCCAAGTTGGAGGATGAAAAGCGCAGTTGGGCAACCGAGGGGCTGGCCATGTTTTCGAACTATCTTCGCGGCAATGGTGACCTAAAGGGCATCTCGCAAAGCATTATTTCAAACTTGGTGAAGTATTTAAAGGCCAACCAGGGCGGGTTGTACATTGTGAATATCGATGAGGAGGGAACGAAGTATATTGAACTCATGGCCTGCTATGCCTATGATCGACTTAAGCATATAAATAAGCGAATAGAGGTAGGTGAGGGGCTTGTTGGCCAATGCTATTTTGAGGGGGAGAGCATTTACATGAATGACGTCCCCGAAAGTTATGTGAAGATATCCTCGGGTCTTGGCGATGCAAATCCAAGATGCATCCTAATCGTTCCTGCCAAGATTAATGACAAGATAGAGGCCATTCTCGAAATTGCCTTATTTATTGAGCTAGAGGCGTATCAGATAAGTTTTGTGGAAAAACTGGCCGAGAATATCGCCAGTACCATTTGGAGTATTCAGGTCAACGAAAAAACAAAGCGGCTCTTGCAGGAATCTCAATTTCAAACCGAGGATATGAAGTCGAAGGAGGAGGAGATGCAGCAAAACATCGAGGAGATGGCATCCATTCAGGAGGAGTTGAACCGCAAGGAGAAATACTATCAGGCTCGCATTGAAGAACTGGAGATGGGCCTTCATGTTAAGTTGAACTAA